The following are from one region of the Ochotona princeps isolate mOchPri1 chromosome 15, mOchPri1.hap1, whole genome shotgun sequence genome:
- the PHF5A gene encoding PHD finger-like domain-containing protein 5A — MAKHHPDLIFCRKQAGVAIGRLCEKCDGKCVICDSYVRPCTLVRICDECNYGSYQGRCVICGGPGVSDAYYCKECTIQEKDRDGCPKIVNLGSSKTDLFYERKKYGFKKR; from the exons ATGGCCAAGCATCACCCGGACTTGATCTTCTGCCGCAAGCAGGCTGGTGTCG CCATCGGAAGACTGTGTGAGAAGT GTGACGGCAAGTGTGTGATCTGTGACTCCTACGTGCGGCCCTGCACACTGGTCCGGATCTGTGACGAGTGCAACTATGGCTCGTACCAGGGGCGCTGTGTGATCTGCGGGGGACCCGGCGTCTCAGACGCCTACTACTGCAAGGAGTGCACCATCCAGGAGAAGGAT AGAGATGGCTGTCCCAAGATTGTCAACTTGGGGAGCTCTAAGACAGATCTTTTCTATGAACGCAAAAAGTACGGCTTTAAGAAGAGGTGA
- the TOB2 gene encoding protein Tob2, giving the protein MQLEIKVALNFIISYLYNKLPRRRADLFGEELERLLRRKYEGHWYPDKPLRGSGFRCVHIGEVVDPVVELAAKRSGLTVEDVRANVPEELSVWIDPFEVSYQIGEKGSVKVLYLDDSECSGAPELDKESKSSFNPDAQVFVPIGSQDSSLASSPSPSFGQSPSPTFIPRSAQPITFTTASFAATKFGSTKMKKGGGAAGGGTGSGASGQQPPQPPPRAARSPTSSLLKQKGLSLSVHSLNFITAGPAPQSQLSPNAKEFVYNGGSSSSGAAAGLFLGGAEAQGSGGAGPCHSSSFDVAQVFGGGTNSLFLEKTPFVEGLSYNLNTMQYPSQPFQPVVLAN; this is encoded by the coding sequence ATGCAGCTGGAGATCAAGGTGGCCCTGAACTTCATCATTTCCTACCTGTACAACAAGTTGCCGCGCCGCCGGGCTGACCTGTTCGGGGAGGAGCTTGAGCGGCTTTTGAGAAGGAAGTATGAAGGCCACTGGTACCCCGACAAGCCTCTGAGGGGCTCCGGCTTCCGCTGCGTCCACATTGGGGAGGTGGTAGACCCTGTGGTGGAGCTGGCTGCCAAACGCAGTGGTCTCACAGTGGAGGACGTGCGGGCCAATGTGCCTGAGGAGCTGAGTGTCTGGATCGACCCTTTTGAGGTGTCCTATCAGATCGGGGAGAAGGGGAGCGTGAAGGTGCTGTACCTGGACGACAGTGAGTGCAGTGGTGCCCCAGAACTGGACAAGGAGAGCAAGAGCAGCTTCAACCCCGACGCTCAGGTGTTCGTGCCCATCGGCAGCCAGGACAGCTCCCTGGCCAGCTCGCCGTCGCCGTCCTTCGGCCAGTCGCCCAGCCCCACCTTCATTCCCCGCTCTGCCCAACCCATCAccttcaccactgcctccttCGCTGCTACCAAATTCGGCTCCACCAAGATGAAGAAGGGGGGTGGGGCCGCGGGGGGTGGGACAGGCAGTGGGGCCAGTGGCCAGCagcccccacagccgccaccacGCGCCGCCCGCTCGCCCACCAGCAGCCTGCTGAAGCAGAAGGGCTTGTCTCTGTCTGTGCATTCACTGAACTTCATCACAGCCGGCCCagcccctcagtcccagctctctccCAATGCCAAGGAGTTTGTGTACaatggcggcagcagcagcagcggtgccGCAGCTGGCCTCTTCCTGGGCGGGGCCGAGGCCCAGGGGAGTGGTGGGGCCGGcccctgccacagcagcagctttgatgtggcccaggtgtttggtgGGGGCACCAACAGCCTCTTTCTGGAGAAGACCCCTTTCGTGGAAGGCCTCAGCTACAACCTGAACACCATGCAGTACCCGAGCCAGCCCTTCCAGCCCGTTGTGCTGGCCAACTGA